DNA from Nematostella vectensis chromosome 5, jaNemVect1.1, whole genome shotgun sequence:
AACCCTTaagtttttcaaaattttgttGAGTTTATCGCTTTTGCCACGTTTATTTCAGAGATAAAAGAGGTATCAATCAATGATAGAAGACTCAGCAGTGCCCAGTACACCTCGATCCTTCCTTCACCGCCATTATCACCACAGAAAACCCATgctggtgactttggttgtaAAACCCTGTCATCCTCATTCGAAAGAGACAATAATCAACTCGTACTTTTATCTGCATGCACTCAATCAACCAATCAAGAGCAGCGTACAGACAAGCTGTGTAGCCGCGCATTTACGTCATTTCCACCAGGGCTCCAGTTGTGTACCTCCTCGTTACCAGGCCACGTGTTTGGGGTTCGCgccaccacaggaatccctgCAGGTTTTATTATGGGCCCTTATGAGGGTAATAAAGTGAAGCCTGCGGATGTGAACACGACCGCTGACAGCAGTTACATGTGGGAGGTACGTCGATTGTTTTACTTCTACATCACCATTCGATGGGCATTTTACCATCATCCCTTGAATTTCTAGTCCATAAATTTATCTCTAAATCCTCCAGCGATAACACAAGTCCTCATGGCGATGACTGATGATGAAGTTATGACATATTTCGATATGAGATAATTTGCTGTCTCTAACCAAGATGTCAGCCAAATATTTGGCTAGAATAGGACATTAGTCCAAATACGGAAAATGTCGAATTTTCTGTTACTATCCTTCGTCCAAAAACGCATTGCTTATGCTGTTAGATAATTCCGATCAACCACTGTAAAATGGTAGCATAATTGGCTTTTTCTAATTTCCTTTATATTCCCCAGATATTTGAGAACGGTGTGTTAAGCTTTTTTGTCGACGCCAGCGACGAGTTCACGTCAAACTGGATGCGTTTCGTCCGTAGCGCGCGAAACTCCACCGAGCAGAATCTGTCAGCAATACAGTTCCAGCAGGCCGTGTACTACCGTACCCTTCGCAGGATAGTCCCAGGAGAGGAACTCCTAGTCTGGTACGACAAAAGCTACCCGCAGTATCTTGGGATACCCTTGGCCAGTATTCACGGATTACAGAGGTCGGTGAGTACCTCTGAGATGGATTTGAGGAAAGCGGCAAAACAAGGGCAAGGGTCCAACACCGAGACAGAGTCACGTGGTGAGTAATGACCCCGACCGTCTCCTCAGTCCTCGCCCCACCACCCACCgacccaaccccccccctgATACTTGGTTAACTTGGTTAATATCTTATGGATATGTAATCGTCATGATTGTGACTTAACGTGTAAGCACGGGAAGGGACCAAAGAAGTATATGTAGTCTGTATATCGGGTGGATCCCAGTCCCCGGCCGCGCGGTCGTGGCGCgttttgattggttgttgGGATTGGTGGGAATATATCgggcggaagtgacgtcacgggTGGACTTTGGACTTGGGCCTTTGACGTTTGGACTTTGGAgtggggaagggaggggtggtgatTGGTCGAAATATATCgggcggaagtgacgtcataggTGAGGGTATTATTATGGGCTACTCTTAAAAGAGTACATAAGATGGAAATTTTGAAGCGAAGAACATTGCTGCTTTGTTTGTTGATGATGAGGTGTTTTTGTAACGTAGAGGTCAAAAAAGTAGGTTCTGCCTTAAAGTGCGGTACTTGTGGATTTTTCAAAAGACCAGATAGAGTGTGGCTTTTGTTTCAATCAAAACGAGGCCGAGGCAGTGAGAGAGACTGTCGAGGAGGGAGTTAACGTCACCGATTTTCCAGTGTGTGAACATAACCTCATTTGCCGTGTCGGAGTGAGCCGCGGTCAGTTTTCCAAAGGAGGTGTGTATTTTGCGTGTGACATGAGACCTCCAAACAAGAAATGCGACCGTGGGCGGAGCAGCCGAAGGAAGCAAAGAAGACGAAATCAAGGGCAAGGGCAAAGGCAAGAAGCTCCCTACAACCTGCGTAAACGTAAGCGTCCCAGTTCCCCCACCCATAAATGAAGAtgtggaggaggaggaggaggaggatgtggaggaggaggaggagatgCCGGATGTAGTGGAAGTGATACCGATGGCGAAGAAGCCGAGAAAGTAGTTTTCGTCGAGAGTGACACTAGCGatgaggaagaggaggagggggaggatGAGTCCATGGAGTCTTATAACGAACTTGATGAGCCTCAGGTGACTTACGATGTGATTGATACGTATAACGTCATGCATGTCGTGAGTCATTATGTGGAGGCGTTGATCCTAGACCTGATGGCCAAGTGGGATCAAGTACATCGGACATCGCGAGGGAGAAGGAGTGTTTATTCAGCATGCCGGGAACCGTGGCGAAGTGAGCTTGGCAGGCCGGATCAAGGTGGACGGGTAAGCCGAGTCTACCAACACAGTGTATCAGTACCACGTGTGTTTCTACCACGGTTGCACCACGTGTTTCCAACCTCACACTGTCAACCCTTTGACGAACACCACGATGCAAGAGCTTCGCGAGCATACGCGTGCGGTGGAGTTGCGTCTCAAGGCCCAAGGCTACAACTACGAAGAGGTGCGGGAGTGTCAGTTTGACGCGCAACTCAACACGCACAATCGAAAACGtcatcccacccccaccccctgaagGTCACGCTGAACGAGAAGTCTACGAATTGGGGCACAACAGTTACATGCGTAATCTTCGAGAATCGGTCTCTCGCCGAAGCACTCTAACCCCACTAGACTACATCCAGGCCTATCTACGAGCATGCATAGCCTGGACCTACAACGAGTGGGGAGAGTGAAACTGGGAAAGCGATAACCAGTACGATGCCGaccaccccccaccaccacctcccGTAGGACACGAACTACGACCTATCTACGAACGATTCCATCTCGATTGGCATCCTTTTGATCATGCTCGTCGTCGTcgaaacatcaacaacaacaacgactaCGTGAGTGACGAAAGCAATGATTGGGTTCCTTTTGATCATGCTGGTCGCcgaaacatcaacaacaacaactacgaGAGTAACGATAGCGATACGAGCATGATCTCAGACCTCGATGGTGAAAGcgatgaagaagaagaagtcAATCGAGACGCACCCACACCTCCCTCTCCTCGTCTTCTACCAGTCATCCAACTCCACCCTCCAGCTCAGCCCCTATAACAGTCTCTCGATGATTGCTACAGAGTCCTAATAAGAGCTCTAGAACAAGCGCTCCCACTGGTAAATAGCAACCCCCTCTCGGTCAACATCTCCGAACGTATACTGAACGTCATTCGAAGAATGAACCTACGACGATTAAACGATATGCAAACAACCTCACTGGCACCACGTGTCTTTGCTTCTCTACAATCCTTTGCCAACTACCGGTACATGTTGCGACATAGGGAAGAACTATACACTTTTGTACAAGCCGCTGAAGCCGAAAATAACAGGGGTAGCTCATCGCAACCACCACCCTCCCAAAATCAGACTACTACTTCTACTACTActaccaccacaggtaacccagcACTACCCCAAAAACAGTCTGgtaccacaggtaacccaacacCTTCACCAAGTTGTAATGATCTAAGGGTAATCATCCACGTAGAAGGTAGACGCGAACTCGAAGTACCTTCCATTGACTTTTCTAACATTCTATGGAAACGCTAAGAACACTACGATAGATACTGGATAAATAACGTACTTTTTATGGACCCTTGTATCATGTtgtttctttaatgaaatatattttactCTAAATATGGTGTGGACTGTTTACGTCACTTCCAACCCTTATATTTCGACCaatcaccacccctcccctccccactcCAAAGTCCAAAGATCAAAGGCGCAAGTCCAAAGTACAcccgtgacgtcacttccgcccGATATATTCCCACCAATCACAGCCCGCCATTCccaacaaccaatcagaaccCAGCCGGGGGACTGGGATCCACCCGAAATACAGACTACATTTACTACTGACCAGATAACGACGGCGGcggcagaaaacaaaaaaaattgttcaaAATTCAGTAGGAGCACGTAGACATACGTTCTGTCTGATTAATTGTAGTCTTTTTCCACTGCAAGTGAATTGAACGCCATGCTCGAGCGCATTTCTTTCTATCTGGTTTTCCTCGCCGTCGACGTCGTGTCCTTGCCTCTATTGTCACTAGGGTAGCGGGAGGCTCGTGTTATATCCTCCGCACACCTTCTAAACATGCTTAAGTGGAGCTCCATTTATTGGTtgcacttcttttccttcTTTTCCCAGGGTGCGTACACCAGCACGCTTTGCTTGTTCGCAACAGATCACTAGACAGTCAATTCCGCATAACGTCGTTCGATATGTCTCGTTACCCGAGCGAAACTCGAACCGACGTCGTTGTGCCTCCCGAATTTTTGCAGAAGCATTGCAGTTACCGAGGAGTTTCCGATAGCTCTACGAAACATTTTGTAAATGATATTGTCAGCTTCGAGAGACCAGAAAAGCAAGAAGTGTCTTTAGGAAACAGGATCGAAATAAGGACACGGACAGCTTCCGAATGTAGCGGAAACGTTTCGACTACTTCCGACGAGAATCCGAGCCCCTTCGAAGATGACGAAGAGCTAGCGAAGATTGCAGAAGGCAGAGAATCAATAAGAAAAGAGACACCGAACACAAGCCCGACAGAAGAAGTTACATCATGGAAATGTGCTCAGTGTGAAAAGATCTTTCCTCAAAAAATGACCCTGCAAATGCACAAATGCCCCAAGCTGGCAAAGAGGCCGTACCAATGTGGCCACTGCACAGCGGCCTTCGCCAATCCCTCAAACCTCCGAAGTCACGTGGTCAGTCACGTGAACGAAAAGCCATTTAAGTGCGGATTCTGCTCGCGGGCCTTTGCCGGAGCCACCACACTGAACAATCATATTCGTATGCATACCGGACAGAAGCCCTACAGCTGCCAAAAGTGTGGCGTGACGTTTACCCAAGCGGCCTGTCACGCGCGTCACGTGAGGAACAGCAGGGAGTCAGGAGAATGCTCCCCTGTGAAGGCAGTGCCGCTTGAGCTACTCGaccgtggcattactgaagaaGGACATTTTGATTGAAAGGAGGCAAGACAATCTATACCATGTGTTTTAGGAAACAGCGTAAGGCTTGTctttataaaaagaaagtgCCGTAAAAACAACATCAAATATATGATTGAAAAACATCCATACATAACAAATAGTAGTTATAAATTAAACGAGTTTGAGCAAAAAAGGAATTCGCCTTCACAACTTGCATCCGTGTGGCTTAAACAAATAAAGTATAGTTCAAAATAATTTCATCACAAACTTTTTAGCCCTTACTGCGAAGTGCGTCATCCATTCCAAGGTGCGCGATCCACACTTCTCATTTCGCGCCAAAATCAGTTCTACATTTACATATTTTAAGACACAGTATGATGAGATACCCTTCTCTTATTTATGTAAATGAACATATGCTTTCAAAAGCGTAATTGCAAATTCTCCTTCTAAGATCGACCGCTGCTTAGTTATGATTATTTGTGagataataaataaaccaATTGCAAATTTTACCCATATTTTCTGCATTCAGTTGAAATATCCAACACCCATGTTATCTTTTCGCACTGACAACAATATTATGGGTAcacaatatatatttataagaactttttttataagaacgctaAGCTTCAGATTTCACCAtaccgaggctcagatagcaggaAAATGTTGTTTTGGTAGTGTGATGTGTTGTAAAATGCGTATTCGGATTGTATTTATAATATCAACCTTAGATACTATTGTACGCTATAAATACAGCCTTCGAAAGAGTGTAGCTTGCCACCGGAAATGATTGGATTTGCCTCGCTGGTTTTTAATTCATCTAAtagataaaatatatatatctaaTAGATAAAATACCTAAATCAATatctttgaaaaa
Protein-coding regions in this window:
- the LOC5510391 gene encoding putative histone-lysine N-methyltransferase PRDM6; translated protein: MESFIEDKVAFTPSQVMSCLYGQTPVRGVELMLTQQLDHHPKSSEIKEVSINDRRLSSAQYTSILPSPPLSPQKTHAGDFGCKTLSSSFERDNNQLVLLSACTQSTNQEQRTDKLCSRAFTSFPPGLQLCTSSLPGHVFGVRATTGIPAGFIMGPYEGNKVKPADVNTTADSSYMWEIFENGVLSFFVDASDEFTSNWMRFVRSARNSTEQNLSAIQFQQAVYYRTLRRIVPGEELLVWYDKSYPQYLGIPLASIHGLQRSVSTSEMDLRKAAKQGQGSNTETESRGCVHQHALLVRNRSLDSQFRITSFDMSRYPSETRTDVVVPPEFLQKHCSYRGVSDSSTKHFVNDIVSFERPEKQEVSLGNRIEIRTRTASECSGNVSTTSDENPSPFEDDEELAKIAEGRESIRKETPNTSPTEEVTSWKCAQCEKIFPQKMTLQMHKCPKLAKRPYQCGHCTAAFANPSNLRSHVVSHVNEKPFKCGFCSRAFAGATTLNNHIRMHTGQKPYSCQKCGVTFTQAACHARHVRNSRESGECSPVKAVPLELLDRGITEEGHFD